The following DNA comes from Paraburkholderia sp. PGU19.
TTGCGCTTGCTGGCCTGTCGGACTTCATCGGTCGCCGGCCAACGGCCTTGATCGGATTCGTCTGTGCGGCCGCTCTTTTGTATCTGTTCTCGTACACAGGTCCCAATCCGGTTTTGCTGTTCGTTTTGCTGTTCGGTGTCGCAATGTTCTCGATGGGTCTGTTGAGTCTGCTTAGCGGTCCCGTCGCGACGGAAGCTGCTCCCGTCGGACTCATCGCGTCGACGATCGGATTCGTGTCGGGCGTGGGCGAGACGTTTGGCGGCGGGGTAGCCCCCGTCATCGCAGGGTTCATTGCGCAGCATTTTGGTCTTGCACGTACGCTTGATTTCGCGCTTTACAGCCTGGCCGCAGGTGCAGTGGTCGCGTTCTTCCTCATCGAAACGGCACCGCGCAAGCGCCGTGACGGGAATACACAGACGCAGCCTGCGCCGGACAGTATCGGAGTCGTCATCGCACGTAACGGTGACGCATGATTCGCCCCAGCGAAACGACCACTGCCATGCTTCCCGTCCTTGTCAATGTTTCAATTGCTCAATGCATTCCGTTTCCCGCGTTGTCGATTGGCACGCATGCACTCGCATTAGCCCATTGGGCGCATCTTGGCTTTCGCGGCACGGGCTGCATCGAGACTTTCTTGCGCGAGTGGGAGGCAAACGCACCCTCGCTCAAGCAGATCTGCGCTGACCCCGCGACCACCGAAGCGATCGTGAAACTTGGCGTGCCGCACTCGAACTTTCGAGTGCATTCCCCGGTAGCGCCCAGGCAGGTCTATTGCACGATTGGCAACTACCGCGACCAGCTTCTGCAAGCTGCTCTCGATGCCGACGATGGACCGGACGGTCCGGGCGCTGCCGCACGCCGCGAAGCGGCGCTGAATTCCATTGAAGCGCGGCGTCGCAATGGCGCGCCATACATCTGCATCAAAGGTGCAGCGTGCGTGTCTGGACCTCACGATCCCCTGGCTATCTCACCCGATCTCGAGACGCTCGACTGGGAAGTGGAGATCGGTGTCGTGATCGGTAAGAGGGCAGCGCATGTCCGGGTTGAAGATGCGTTCGATTGCATCGCGGGCTATTGCATCGTCAACGACATCACATTGCGCGATCGCGTTTTTCGTCGGGATGCGCCGGCGATGGGCACGGACTGGCTGCAATCGAAATCACGTCCGGGCTGGCTTCCTGCCGGGCCATGGATGGTTCCCACATGGAATGTCGGCGATGCGACGCAACTCCGGTTATGGCTTCGTCTGAACGGGTCCTTGATGCAGGACGGCCCTGTCAGCGACATGATCTTCAGCATTGGCGAGCAGATTGCCTGTCTTTCGAACTCGACACGGCTGGAGCCCGGCGACCTGATATGCACTGGCACGCCGGCTGGCATTGGCAGCCACCATGGTCGTTACTTGCGTCCGGGTGATGTAGTCGAGGCGGGTATCGAAGGTCTTGGGTCCCAGCGGGTGATGTGCATCGGACAGTCAAACGCTTGATCAACGCGTAGCTGAGTAGAACAGGTCTGGTGTCTTTCCAGGCCTGGAACTCTGTAGTTTGTTGAAACCTACAACATACATTTCATAGAGGAGATCACCATGCGGAAAGGTTCACGACATTGGGTCGCGGCGTTGCTGATATCAGCCGTGCCGCTCGTGGCGGAAGCACAGGGGGAGATGCCGAGCGCGCCAGCGCAGTCGAAGCCGGATGCAGCGACGGCGTCGGCGAGCAGAGCTGATAGCAAGGCACAGAAGCAGGCGCTCAAGGAACAACGAAAGGCTGAGAGAAAGCAGGCACGTCAAGTCAGGAATGCCGAACTGAAGAACCTCGAGCGAAACGGTTATGGGCCGCAGGCAGCGCCTGACCAGTATCCCGAGAACCTTCTTAATGCCGAGCGCAAGTCCGCCCCTCAGAAGGCGATCCCCGTGGGGCCGGCATCTTCGAACTGATCATCTCTGGCAGCATCATTTCGTAATAGATCCAGCATGCCTACATCGGCGGACCTTGGGGCAAGCGCCTGTCCGCTCGCCGCCAATAGGCTCCGGTTAGCCCCGGCGAAATAAACCATCAAGGAGTTGAAATGGAACGGAGACAATACACGTCGATCGCGAAGGTTCTCCACTGGACGATGGCCGTAGTGATCATCTGTGCATGGATTGCGGGGTATTACTCCAGCACCCTGAGCTTGCCGCAGAAAATCCAGGCCGACAGCATCATGCTGCACAAGTCAATCGCGACGATCACGTTGTTTCTGCTGGCAGCGCGGATTCCCTGGCGGCTCATTCACGGCGCGCCGGAGGCGTCGTGCGGCGTTCCCTCGCTAGAGCGCGCAGCAGCGCGTTTTGGGCACCTGCTCCTGTATATATGCATGCTTGTGCTGCCAGTTTCGGGGTGGCTCTGGAGTTCGGCGGCGGGATTCAAGATTCCGGTTGCCGGTCTTTTCTTCTTGCCGCCGTTGATGGACAAGACCCCTGCGCTCGCACCTATCTTCAAACAGATGCACATCTACGTGGCATACGCGATTGCCGTCCTGGTCTGTGGGCATGTATTTATGGCGTTGAAGCACTACTTTGTCGACCGCAGCGATTCCCTCGAATCGATGCTGCCGTCCTGGTGCATTCGTCGGAGAGAGAGCAGTGAGCAGAAACATCAATCGTCCACTGGCTAGATAACGGTGGCAGCAAGGTTTGTATGAGAAACAGGCGAGCAGAAGCGGAGTAGAGAAGGCGATAACCTTTCCGGTTCGGCAAGTGATTCATGCGTGGCGTAGCCGATATAACAAAGCGAGCCGGTAGTCAGACAGACTTCCGTCCCATTCGCGCGCGAGAGCGCGAATTTTTTGCCCGGCGATCGCCGGGTTCTTTTTTTCGCGAGCGATGCATCCAGTTTGCACTTGGTCCCGGATACAGTACTGTAAGGCGGGCAGGGCGCCAACCGCATGTGCCCCGGTG
Coding sequences within:
- a CDS encoding cytochrome b; this translates as MAVVIICAWIAGYYSSTLSLPQKIQADSIMLHKSIATITLFLLAARIPWRLIHGAPEASCGVPSLERAAARFGHLLLYICMLVLPVSGWLWSSAAGFKIPVAGLFFLPPLMDKTPALAPIFKQMHIYVAYAIAVLVCGHVFMALKHYFVDRSDSLESMLPSWCIRRRESSEQKHQSSTG
- a CDS encoding fumarylacetoacetate hydrolase family protein, whose protein sequence is MLPVLVNVSIAQCIPFPALSIGTHALALAHWAHLGFRGTGCIETFLREWEANAPSLKQICADPATTEAIVKLGVPHSNFRVHSPVAPRQVYCTIGNYRDQLLQAALDADDGPDGPGAAARREAALNSIEARRRNGAPYICIKGAACVSGPHDPLAISPDLETLDWEVEIGVVIGKRAAHVRVEDAFDCIAGYCIVNDITLRDRVFRRDAPAMGTDWLQSKSRPGWLPAGPWMVPTWNVGDATQLRLWLRLNGSLMQDGPVSDMIFSIGEQIACLSNSTRLEPGDLICTGTPAGIGSHHGRYLRPGDVVEAGIEGLGSQRVMCIGQSNA